The sequence TATTACCTTGTGTATTGTAACAACTAACAAATGTGTAACTATACATACTGCTGCTGatgaattaatacattatgtatgttttagtaatttatctattttaagttataatggtTGTCTCCTATGTCAACCTTATCAAAGTTGAGGGTGTCAAAAcacaaataagaaaaaaatacaaaacattaaaatacagtttaaaccttggtttattgtaaatttacaatataataataaacatcacataaaataagttatctaaaataatttcatttcgaTGGGTCAccattttcatcaaattttatttttttattagatttttccATATTATGAGACCTACGTTTCTTGTCTTCTGGTGTCCAAAGAGCATGGTCGATAAACCTTTCAGCAGCTTTTTTATCTACTcttagcatattttttttggcCATAGCACCTTTAGCCATATCCATAGTTGATTTTATACGATCTAATTCTCGTTTTATATTGTGAGTAGTTGGATCTGTACCACCCAATCGCAAGTAAATCCAATACAAACTATTCAATGTAAATGCAATTAGTAAATCATGCTTAATTTTATCTTCTTCTGATAAAGCGGTATAGTCTACACTCATTCGTGATTCAAGTAATGTTTCAATATCTACAATTGAATtgtctaaatttttaatatttgtaactaACTCTTCATCTTTGAGTAATTCTTCATCCAAGTCCAATGTCGCCATTTTTATTTGTCCTAAATAacaaagattttaaataaaataaaaaaattatttttaccatagaCTTAAgagatatttaaatcataatactatactaataaattatctaaGATTATACTcagcatattaaaatattatgttattttatatattagtaaatgtATCGAGCAATTTATATGTTTGATTCGGTAGGTGATTTGAATCTTAATAcaagtaatttaaatgtttttaattatttaaagtattatatatctGTTATGTGCAGTTAtgctgtaattattaattaaataaataaattagaggATTGAGAAGTAGAATTTCTTTTGttggaaattatattatgcaacttcattacattttagtaattaatctAATTTCATATTTGAAACAAATGTATAGAGTAATGAAtaagataatacaataatagcaTGATTCTAAAGGTCCAAAGAAACAGAGTAAATTGTTTAACTTACCAAGTTCGTAGTCGTCAGTAAATGGAAAATGAGTTTACCAACGATACCGAGTAAAGTCGGTAAAAGATGAAATGATCGTTGGAAATATAGTATATTGGTGTCTATTGGACTGTAATCTATGTGGTATATAGAGTTTAGACACTATAGATCGTGAAAttacttttacaataataataataatagtctataAGTCGGTAGTCAGTATTGTATACTtagtaatttaaagttttaaactcATCTCGTAAGCGTACATCGCGCGGCGTGCACCGTAGACGGTTATCACAACTTAGCTCGTGGTATCAGATAATATCGGGGATCACTATTTTTTATGCCACGGTATACTATTAGTTCCAACGAATAATTgttctatagtatttatactacCAACCAATACTTCCAACAATTTCGTTTTGGGACATAGTTGTTGACTGTAccgaaatatttatttcatattatgttggcttatttctaattattacaCGTTATAATTTTCACGTTTATGGTTTATTAGAACAACTGAACAACTGTTATAAGGAATAAGAATTGGTTAGAAAATTAGAACAATGAATTGTAGTGATATTAGTAATGGGCAATGGCCTTAAGTAGGggcgtatttaaaaatgtcctaagggggggggggggcacaaacaaaaagttcaaatttgcaTACACGGGGCGTAGAGTTGTAAAAtatctcataaaataaaaataagcataaaataGGTTAATGAGGGGGACACGGCCGCACGGGCCCCTCCCTTAAATACACCCCTCTGCCTTAAGCAACCCATCGCCGCATCACTGATCTATTGAGAAGCTACAACGAAGCGACGAAATGTTTTCAGTCTACCTATATAGCTAATAatgtaaacattgtaaacaGACAATAGTCAAATATTGGTGGGAGGGGGTCAGGGGGAGATAGGTAACAACAGTTTTTTTCAGTTATGATACAAGAACTaatgactttatttttttttcacttaaattactaaaatgaaaTGCTCTAGAAATTTATTCCATTACAATTAAAGACTCgggtatatttaaacatttagtaaTAATGTTTCTGAATcaacattaatttatagtttatacgaaacaaaattattttataatataatatataaataatttataaatgtttgtaggtatatatctatattctatatatatgtagaatatgtaaatttttagaCCAAATACATAAGTAGAAAGCAAAACTCTAAAGCTGGTTAAAGTTTAAGAATAGAGTaggtattaaaaacttttatcatttaatagatgaaaaaataatttaaagggaCAGCAGGTGCCCGAAGGCTAATGCGATTTCAAGAagcaaaaaacaaaattcaaataaaattaataatttaaaaactgcaGTAATGCAGTGCAATCTTACTCTTaagctaataaaattattaatcatatattacgTTTAATAGTGAGCGATTCTTGACGAGTTACCTGGGatggttaataaaaatataataaatatgtataaaaaaattaattagttacataaatgaaaaattaaagagGTTAGAGCACGTAAAGGTAAatccattttaaattgtaatgaatctaaatttcataaattctgtgatttaagtataataaaaaatctccaattttatttgtatgagtTGTCTTTAAAATTTGTTTGGGTCATTTGGACTTTTTTCCCCATGCTATGACCGCTAAGGCCCCAGTTCAGTAAATCAGGCAGAAGgcaaaaaaaacgaaaaaatatgaattaattaactattattaattgaatattataaataagtaaacatCTTAATTGAAggagttattgttattttatgcaTCATATACAAGGTATAcacaatacttattataaagtattttatttaaaaaaatgaacatttaggtaggttttatatgataagcaAGATCAATAAAACTTTGAAggattgatattgttattattatcagctCTTGTTTATGAAGGTAAATttgcaaaaatgtatatttaggaaaaaaaataatacagttcaatttaattgttaattataacttataattaagtaAATGAGTCTTTATCTTTCTAAAAAACTGAATACATCTAGTATTAGTATTACACACTAAAGTCAAatcataaaactaaattattatactaagt is a genomic window of Rhopalosiphum padi isolate XX-2018 chromosome 4, ASM2088224v1, whole genome shotgun sequence containing:
- the LOC132929273 gene encoding nuclear nucleic acid-binding protein C1D-like — protein: MATLDLDEELLKDEELVTNIKNLDNSIVDIETLLESRMSVDYTALSEEDKIKHDLLIAFTLNSLYWIYLRLGGTDPTTHNIKRELDRIKSTMDMAKGAMAKKNMLRVDKKAAERFIDHALWTPEDKKRRSHNMEKSNKKIKFDENGDPSK